Proteins encoded by one window of Phenylobacterium soli:
- a CDS encoding alpha/beta fold hydrolase — MPFARANGIEIYWERAGAGPPLLFISGTGGDLRVKPNVFDGPLPRSFDMLAYDQRGLGRSGKPDTAYSMADYADDAAALMGEIGWDEALVIGVSFGGMVAQELVLRHPARVKRLVLACTSPGGAGGASFPFHEIEHLKGEARARHLIPISDVRRTEAWAREHPDAYAQLVEMGARDPFADEPGHAMGAHRQLEARRFHDAWDRLPQIACPVMIAAGRYDGIARPETQEKMAARIPGAVLRWFEGGHLFMIQDRTAVPAMAEFLLAA, encoded by the coding sequence ATGCCCTTCGCCCGCGCCAACGGGATCGAGATCTATTGGGAGCGGGCCGGCGCGGGCCCGCCCCTCCTGTTCATCTCCGGCACCGGCGGCGACCTGCGGGTGAAGCCCAACGTCTTCGACGGCCCCCTGCCCCGGTCCTTCGACATGCTCGCCTACGACCAGCGCGGCCTGGGCCGGAGCGGCAAGCCCGACACGGCCTATTCCATGGCCGACTACGCCGACGACGCCGCCGCCCTGATGGGCGAGATCGGCTGGGATGAGGCCCTGGTGATCGGCGTCTCGTTCGGCGGCATGGTCGCCCAGGAGCTGGTCCTGCGGCATCCGGCCCGCGTGAAGCGCCTGGTCCTCGCCTGCACCTCGCCGGGCGGGGCCGGCGGCGCCTCCTTCCCGTTCCACGAGATCGAGCACCTGAAGGGCGAGGCCCGCGCCCGCCACCTGATCCCGATCTCCGATGTCCGCCGCACCGAGGCCTGGGCCCGCGAGCATCCGGACGCCTACGCCCAGCTCGTCGAGATGGGCGCCCGCGATCCCTTCGCCGACGAGCCCGGCCACGCCATGGGCGCGCACCGCCAGCTCGAGGCCCGCCGCTTCCACGACGCCTGGGACCGGCTGCCCCAGATCGCCTGTCCGGTGATGATCGCCGCCGGCCGCTACGACGGCATCGCCCGTCCCGAGACCCAGGAGAAGATGGCCGCCCGCATCCCCGGCGCGGTCCTCCGGTGGTTCGAGGGCGGCCACCTGTTCATGATCCAGGACCGCACCGCCGTCCCGGCCATGGCCGAGTTCCTGCTGGCCGCCTAG